A window of Chrysoperla carnea chromosome 3, inChrCarn1.1, whole genome shotgun sequence genomic DNA:
tattttcaaatttcccCGTAATCAATTATTATCTATATCAGTATAAAAAGGATGTTTGATATTTCTATTCCTTGAAAATTTGGATTACGTGATATTGTactcatatattatattttatctattaaaatataatttttattaattaaacatagtTCATTTGTACTGGACTATAGTATaccacaattaaatttttaatttatttcactgCTTAAATTGACATTAATCACCCACCGGCGCCATAAGAATCCAAAACAGGTCTGTCTAGTCTGATCATATATGCACGTTGATGCTCATCTGCCTGTTACAATAAGATGTTTCCATTTAGGTTTGGTTCTTATTTTTGCGTTTTAATACTCTTGAAATCGGTTAATTGgagtaatttttctattttgtatatACTTCGGAGTCCATTAATTAGCGGTATTATTTTCGCAGGATTCGAATCAGTTTGCATTTttatgaaagtataaaaaattctcTATACTACTATAATAAAGCTGAAGAGTTTGTTTGTTGGATTATTCGTTCGTGATTTTAAACGCGCTAATTTCTGAAACTGCCCGTCGAATTCGAAAAATTACATAATCAGCGAGTAACAtggactgtattttatttttatacccggttatatatgaaatatatatcaaggcatacctactaattttagtcccaagtttgtaacgcttagaaatattaatgctattaacaaaattttggtataaatgttcAGAAAATCGTCTagttcatttccgtttgtcctttcgtatttgcatatttttttgtataataatgaaaattttcaataaaatatcaaaaaatatttacattgtgAAAcgagaataatttttgattcaatGCTACATCCAAGGTTATACAAGAAAATATCCATCACTTATGTAATATCTCTTAGTTAACTAAACAGCTATTGTGATGAAATGAGAATGAAATATTACTTTATCAATGGATAAATGCGTAATGACTGCAAAACccttcattatttttgtttgtgtccATTAGGACATTTATTCAGAAAGCCTAGATAACATGCTGatattaatgttaaagtttGCTTACTTTATTAAGTATTAATTACTAGGTAGGTATTTCATTCTGGTTATTAACTATGTGTAACGTTCTGGAAAGAGATTTGTCCcgatgtttttaagaaaataatagtccaaacttaaaaaataatagatctttttatcaaatactatttttttcgaCTAAGAAGCAAGATACTATAATTTACTCACAAAAagttgcattttgttaaaaaacccacaataaaaatatttagcaaaattaatttaaaaaaaattaattagctaAACCGGTTTCTTTtgctcaatttttataccacgtatatatgaaatatatcaaggtatactaagtttagtcccaagtttgtaacgcttaaaaatattgatactacgaacaaaattctgATATATGTCTGCATAAAATCACCCAACtagcccattttcggttgtccgtccgtccctCTATCAATACGATAACTCGAAaagaaaaagagatatcaagcataataaaatttttatagcgtgctcaggacgtaaaaagtgagatcgagttacTAAAGGAGCGACATAGCGattacatcttgtaaaccgctagagatagaataaaagttgtaaaaaatgttccttatagaaaaataaaaaactatacaggtacctattgtctaaaattaatacatatattatgtatgtgtttgtttgtttatttttccttatttactgatgtaaaaaaactaacggttgcgtaatcaacacagtctatgcatggtttcaacaattaactcaatcaattgtttgttttcactattttaaaataaaattagctaaatattttcattgtggGTTTTAGAAgagatatattttatcaaaattcataaCACAGCCCATAGAAATAAACGCTAGTGTGAATTTGAATCTAAAAAACTTGGCAAccctaattaaataataatatgatcgTGCATTCAAAATTGGGAATTTTTTTCTCAACGAGAtgtatctcaaaaaatttatctgCAAATCATTGATTTTCATGTTTAATAGTCATTAACAAGTCGACTGTGACGCACTATACTTAAATCTTCTTCCAGTAATTTTTTcgattgtttcaaattttcgatttattaacAAAGATTGAGTagaaagaaaatcttttaagaGTTGgtctttttttcattatttaaaattaatatatatataaacagttttaagtcagtgtttttttactttcagaaacaaaatggataataaaCAACACGGTAACCCACCACCATATTCACAAGCTCCCCCACCAGGACCTGGATTTCATGTTCCTCCAACGGCTCCACCACCCGTAGgtaattatcaattttctttaatttcataTCTATGTTTAatagtatgtaatcctactaaatttgggccatacttttcaaatttgtggtcaaaattaacctagcactaataggtttcaagaatgtggaggtctggtcccggaattaagcacataagtgataactagcgaaaaactgacatcacagctgaaaagaatgacccaaaattagtgggtttcaaaaaaaattccaataagatcggattaaaattgcctgtgttatttaaaaaaatcgaatttttcaacttgatgaccgtcatcaaaattcaaaatatttaattttgctctattgcatcgaaattttatccaattttgatcaacaaagtatgtaatcctactaaatttgggccatacttttcaaatttttggtcaaaattaacctagctctattagatttcaagaatgtggaggtctggtcccggaattaagcacataagtgataactagcgaaaaactgacatcacagctgaaaagaatgacccaaaattagtgggtttcaaaaaaaataccaataagatcggatcaaaattgcctgtgttatttaaaaaaatcgaatttttgaacttgatgacgtcatcaaaattcaaaatatttaattttgctctattacatcgaaattttatccaattttgataaacaaagtatgtaatcctactaaatttgggccatacttttcaaatttttggtcaaaattaacctagctctattagatttcaagaatgtggaggtcggGTTTAGGAATTAAGgtcataagtgataactagcgaaaaactgacatcacagctgaaaagaatgacccaaaattagtgggtttcaaaaaaaataccaataagatcggatcaaaattgcctgtgttatttaaaaaaatcgaatttttgaacttgatgacgtcatcaaaattcaaaatatttaattttgctctattacatcgaaattttatccaattttgataaacaaagtatgtaatcctactaaatttgggccatacttttcaaatttttggtcaaaattaacctagctctattagatttcaagaatgtggaggtcggGTTTAGGAATTAAGgtcataagtgataactagcgaaaaactgacatcacagctgaaaagaatgacccaaaattagtgggtttcaaaaaaaataccaataagatcggatcaaaattgcctgtgttatttaaaaaaatcgaatttttgaacttgatgacgtcatcaaaattcaaaatatttaattttgctctattacatcgaaattttatccaattttgataaacaaagtatgtaatcctactaaatttgggccatacttttcaaatttttggtcaaaattaacctagctctattagatttcaagaatgtggaggtcggGTTTAGGAATTAAGgtcataagtgataactagcgaaaaactgacatcacagctgaaaagaatgacccaaaattagtggatttcaaaaaaaataccaataagatcggatcaaaattgcctgtgttatttaaaaaaatcgaatttttgaacttgatgacgtcatcaaaattcaaaatatttaattttgctctattgcatcgaaattttatccaattttgatcaacaaagtatgtaatcctactaaatttgggccatacttttcaaatttttggtcaaaattaacctagctctattagatttcaagaatgtggaggtctggtcccggaattaagcacataagtgataactagcgaaaaactgacatcacagctgaaaagaatgacccaaaattagtgggtttcaaaaaaaataccaataagatcggatcaaaattgcctgtgttatttaaaaaaatcgaatttttgaacttgatgacgtcatcaaaattcaaaatatttaattttgctctattacatcgaaattttatccaattttgataaacaaagtatgtaatcctactaaatttgggccatacttttcaaatttttggtcaaaattaacctagctctattagatttcaagaatgtggaggtcggGTTTAGGAATTAAGgtcataagtgataactagcgaaaaactgacatcacagctgaaaagaatgacccaaaattagtgggtttcaaaaaaaataccaataagatcggatcaaaattgcctgtgttatttaaaaaaatcgaatttttgaacttgatgacgtcatcaaaattcaaaatatttaattttgctctattacatcgaaattttatccaattttgataaacaaagtatgtaatcctactaaatttgggccatacttttcaaatttttggtcaaaattaacctagctctattagatttcaagaatgtggaggtcggGTTTAGGAATTAAGgtcataagtgataactagcgaaaaactgatatcacagctgaaaagaatgacccaaaattagtgggtttcaaaaaaaattccaataagatcggatcaaaattgcctgtgttatttaaaaaaatcgaatttttgaacttgatgacgtcatcaaaattcaaaatatttaattttgctctattgcatcgaaattttatccaattttgatcaacaaagtatgtaatcctactaaatttgggccatacttttcaaatttttggtcaaaattaacctagctctattagatttcaagaatgtggaggtctggtcccggaattaagcacataagtgataactagcgaaaaactgacatcacagctgaaaagaatgacccaaaattagtgggtttcaaaaaaaataccaataagatcggatcaaaattgcctgtgttattaaaaaaatcgaatttttgaacttgatgacgtcatcaaaattcaaaatatttaattttgctctattacatcgaaattttatccaattttgataaacaaagtatgtaatcctactaaatttgggccatacttttcaaatttttggtcaaaattaacctagctctattagatttcaagaatgtggaggtcggGTTTAGGAATTAAGgtcataagtgataactagcgaaaaactgatatcacagctgaaaagaatgacccaaaattagtgggtttcaaaaaaaattccaataagatcggatcaaaattgcctgtgttatttaaaaaaatcgaatttttgaacttgatgacgtcatcaaaattcaaaatatttaattttgctctattgcatcgaaattttatccaattttgatcaacaaagtatgtaatcctactaaatttgggccatacttttcaaatttttggtcaaaattaacctagctctattagatttcaagaatgtggaggtctggtcccggaattaagcacataagtgataactagcgaaaaactgacatcacagctgaaaagaatgacccaaaattagtgggtttcaaaaaaaataccaataagatcggatcaaaattgcctgtgttattaaaaaaatcgaatttttgaacttgatgacgtcatcaaaattcaaaatatttaattttgctctattacatcgaaattttatccaattttgataaacaaagtatgtaatcctactaaatttgggccatacttttcaaatttttggtcaaaattaacctagctctattagatttcaagaatgtggaggtcggGTTTAGGAATTAAGgtcataagtgataactagcgaaaaactgatatcacagctgaaaagaatgacccaaaattagtgggtttcaaaaaaaattccaataagatcggatcaaaattgcctgtgttatttaaaaaaatcgaatttttgaacttgatgacgtcatcaaaattcaaaatatttaattttgctctattgcatcgaaattttatccaattttgatcaacaaagtatgtaatcctactaaatttgggccatacttttcaaatttttggtcaaaattaacctagctctattagatttcaagaatgtggaggtctggtcccggaattaagcacataagtgataactagcgaaaaactgacatcacagctgaaaagaatgacccaaaattagtgggtttcaaaaaaaataccaataagatcggatcaaaattgcctgtgttattaaaaaaatcgaatttttaaacttgatgacgtcatcaaaatccacaaaatttaattatgctctattacatcgaaattttatccaattttgataaacaaagtatgtaatcctactaaatttggaccatacttttcaaatttttggtcaaaattaacctagctctattagatttcaagaatgtggaggtcggGTTTAGGAATTAAGgtcataagtgataactagcgaaaaactgacatcacagctgaaaagaatgacccaaaattagtgggtttcaaaaaaaataccaataagatcggatcaaaattgcctgtgttatttaaaaaaatcgaatttttgaacttgatgacgtcatcaaaattcaaaatatttaattttgctctattacatcgaaattttatccaattttgataaacaaagtatgtaatcctactaaatttgggccatacttttcaaatttttggtcaaaattaacctagctctattagatttcaagaatgtggaggtcggGTTTAGGAATTAAGgtcataagtgataactagcgaaaaactgatatcacagctgaaaagaatgacccaaaattagtgggtttcaaaaaaaattccaataagatcggatcaaaattgcctgtgttatttaaaaaaatcgaatttttgaacttgatgacgtcatcaaaattcaaaatatttaattttgctctattgcatcgaaattttatccaattttgatcaacaaagtatgtaatcctactaaatttgggccatacttttcaaatttttggtcaaaattaacctagctctattagatttcaagaatgtggaggtctggtcccggaattaagcacataagtgataactagcgaaaaactgacatcacagctgaaaagaatgacccaaaattagtgggtttcaaaaaaaataccaataagatcggatcaaaattgcctgtgttattaaaaaaatcgaatttttgaacttgatgacgtcatcaaaattcaaaatatttaattttgctctattacatcgaaattttatccaattttgataaacaaagtatgtaatcctactaaatttgggccatacttttcaaatttttggtcaaaattaacctagctctattagatttcaagaatgtggaggtcggGTTTAGGAATTAAGgtcataagtgataactagcgaaaaactgatatcacagctgaaaagaatgacccaaaattagtgggtttcaaaaaaaataccaataagatcggatcaaaattgcctgtgttatttaaaaaaatcgaatttttgaacttgatgacgtcatcaaaattcaaaatatttaattttgctctattgcatcgaaattttatccaattttgatcaacaaagtatgtaatcctactaaatttgggccatacttttcaaatttttggtcaaaattaacctagctctattagatttcaagaatgtggaggtctggtcccggaattaagcacataagtgataactagcgaaaaactgacatcacagctgaaaagaatgacccaaaattagtgggtttcaaaaaaaataccaataagatcggatcaaaattgcctgtgttattaaaaaaatcgaatttttgaacttgatgacgtcatcaaaattcaaaatatttaattttgctctattacatcgaaattttatccaattttgataaacaaagtatgtaatcctactaaatttgggccatacttttcaaatttttggtcaaaattaacctagctctattagatttcaagaatgtggaggtcggGTTTAGGAATTAAGgtcataagtgataactagcgaaaaactgatatcacagctgaaaagaatgacccaaaattagtgggtttcaaaaaaaattccaataagatcggatcaaaattgcctgtgttatttaaaaaaatcgaatttttgaacttgatgacgtcatcaaaattcaaaatatttaattttgctctattgcatcgaaattttatccaattttgatcaacaaagtatgtaatcctactaaatttgggccatacttttcaaatttttggtcaaaattaacctagctctattagatttcaagaatgtggaggtctggtcccggaattaagcacataagtgataactagcgaaaaactgacatcacagctgaaaagaatgacccaaaattagtgggtttcaaaaaaaataccaataagatcggatcaaaattgcctgtgttattaaaaaaatcgaatttttaaacttgatgacgtcatcaaaatccacaaaatttaattatgctctattacatcgaaattttatccaattttgataaacaaagtatgtaatcctactaaatttggaccatacttttcaaatttttggtcaaaattaactttaCACTAatgggtttcaagaatgtggaggtctggtttcggaattaagcacataagtgataactagcgaaaaactgacatcacagctgaaaagaatgacccaaaattagtgggtttcaaaaaaaattccaataagatcggatcaaaattgcctgtgttattaaaaaaatcgaatttttgaacttgatgacgtcatcaaaattcaaaatatttaattttgctctatcacatcgaaattttatccaattttgataaacaaagtaataattatatttgtacagGGTGTACCGTGTACGGTTAAATTTAAACACTATACTTATAAAAcgataaacataaaaatcattaaacaatttctaagaaaaatgtTAGTGAGATATGGTGTGTggaagtaatttttatatattttttattttacagttttagTTCCTAGTAATGTTGGGCCCGATCCTGCAACGATCACATGTCCCAGTTGTCGAGCAAACATCCGAACCAGAATAGAATACGAATCTACTACTAAAACACATTTGTTTGCACTTTTATTGTTTCTAATTGGGTAAGATATTcataactatttaattttagcTCTGTTCTATTTGCCCTTATTTACCagaatttactttattttacctttaaatGTGTTAGTAATTTAACGGTTAAATTTATACTACGCAGTTTGCATTTTAAACGCacagaaaaaaaagataaaatttactcGCCTCTAGTAAATTTGTGTCTaccttaaacaatttttaaaaaatttgcgtcaaaaaatcttcttttttttatgtattgtaaGTGTTGCCAGTTCCTACATATTGTGCCTATTAATGTTTATCTCTTGAAAGTCTCCTTGGAAGTCTTTCcgaataaatgaatgaattgctttaaatataaaattcaattttagcttataatttttattcaattttagctTTATAATTAGCAAGTCTTGATATCTGAAATTGCAgtatttggtaaattttaaaataaaattttgattttcttttttccagATGTTGGCCATGTTGTTGTATACCATACTGTATGGACTCCTGTAATAATGCAAATCATTATTGTCCAAATTGTGGAAGTTTCATTGGATCATATAAATCCTAAATAATGATtatgtcatattttttttaagaaacacattattttttaaaaataaaaattaaacaattaaacgccatttttgaatttttccaaagcagagaaaaattcaaaaaatgattttcctgTAATAATGCAAATCTATATTGTCCAAATTGTGGAAGTTTCATTGGAACATATAAATCCTAAATAATGATTATGtcatactttttttaagaaacacattctttttttaaaattaaaaaataaactattaataatgccatttttgaatttttccaaaacagaGAAAAATTCACATAATGATTTTAAGccatttttgtgaataaacTATTTGAAACAAAACTATATTAAATTGTATGAATGTCCTACGTTCCAcaatactttttgtaattcacgatttaattttataagtctGATCGTAAATGTTGTAATTATGATCGTATtttcaaacgattttaaaaCTTGCAagtatttactttatataataaCCGTCACTtaattttggcgattataagcCTCAAATTTTTCTGCGACCAATTTGTATACATAACAGTGACTGATTAAAATAAGCTAATCGCATTTTATTGgcgaatatttgaataaaaattccaTGGTACCCAGTAAAATTcactattaatattaatttcattttcgtgAGGTTGTTTCTTTGGAACCCAGTGTCCTTGTAGCGACACTAAATTTTCGACAAACGACAATAAATTAGTTGAATTATCAGGTTCCTTTACCTGCATTCAGACTCAAATAAGAGTTTATTTAAATGCGAGTTCAATCAGTAAAAGTGGAAATGCAAGTGATTAGTTAATTTATGCAAATGTTTAGTGAGAGTCTATGCAAACTTGCAAGTTTTTTTGCATGTTTGGGATATGCAAAATAGCTGATCCAAATAGGTTAATATTGTTGTTACTAAACAGCTCTAATCACTTACGAAAGTGTATGTCTGATTTctttccaataaaataaaaaataaacagtaggaaatcaagaaaaattataaagccAGGGATAGACAACTATTAGCGACGATTTTGTACAACAAATCATTTTTACCACAAGTGGCGCTACAAGTAGCTATTTGTTCACGTCATTGGTGCTTTAAATgtcaataatgtttttaaagttgtaGATTAATTTCATTGTAAAGAAGATAACAATTACCAAATATATCCACAAtgtgattaataattttaaattaattattaaaaattttacgtaaTATGTTATcgatattatgattattttttataaattataaaatatgcatttacgcacaatttataaagttttaagtatataaagaaaaatgtattttttaatttaatgttgtaaagatttttttaaataaaatatattataatattatgtggtataattttttgtataagtttGCCCctagaatgtttttaattaccttatttaagcgcaaatccaaaaaattttttcgtgcaACTCTAGATTATTTGACGTACATCAATTTTAGTTTGACGTATTTAAGagtacacaaataaaaaaaacgggCTCATTTTGAATTGACTGAGTAGTTTATCAGATATcgacaaaatgtttttatttctgaGCAATTCGATatctagtaaaaattttttcaaacaaaagttgtttattttggtatgaggaacatttttataccatgcatataagtaatatgcaaggtatactaagtttagtctcaagtttgtaacgcttaaaaatattgatgctaagcaaaaaattttggtatatgtgttcataaaatcacataattagtctatttccggttgtctgtctgttatCTTTCgcctgtctgcccgtctgtcatcacgattactcaaaaacgaaaaaagatatcaagttgaaatttttatagcatgcttaggaagtaaaaagtgaggtcgagttcgtaaatgagtaacataactcaattgggtcttgggtccgtagaacccatcttgtaaaccgttagagatagaacaaaagtttaaaagtaaaaaatattccttataaaaaaataaccaacttttgtttgaaacattttttcgtaaatatcactgtttacccgtgagggcgcaaattaggcgtaaattgtatagtatgtaattatgggaatatcagttatgtgtttgtgtgtaatgtgatagaatcatctacactgtctatgcatggtatttcaacaattaactcagtcaattgtttgttttcacttgtttatattaaaacttttgttctatctctaacggtttaacataagcaaaactcaaaatttcagcatttctgaaatttttcaagcatcatatctctattaaaactattagacatattGAACTATAGGTcggcttcaattgtttcaaatttagtatGCTTTCAAAATGATACCTGCATTACACCGGTAGCACAACTTCTTTTTGCTTGTAATCAAAATTGACACGAATCTCTCCAATATTAGCTactaaaaaaacattcattgtcTTTTCAAACCAGTTTGAGTTATCACAGGTTTGCCTTTCCTGTAGCTCACATTAGAAGAATCAAAGAATGATGTCAATAATTTACCAGTACTACAATGCCATCGAAGATaaagttttctaattttcaaGAACTCTCAAGCGtgtaaaaatgatcaaaacaaACACAGAAATGTCATTCTGACATTACTAAAAAAACGCTATGTTTAACCTAAAAGTAGATAacaggaaaataaaatatacttctgCAGATAATTCAACTATGCATCTAAAAGCTATAGAAAAAATCATGTTATTTAAAGCAAATGAACTACCAGAATATATGAAACCTGCAGTGGGTTTTGAcgcttttataaaaacaatgatCCTagctatttaaacaaaattgcatACATTTCTTAGCAACAGATACTGATTTTTCTTCGACTGATGCGAGAATTCAACCGCataaaagtttagaaaaacctgAGATTAAAATGTCAAATCTTCTATTTCAAAATACGAACGATCCTTTgtttattaaagataaaaacattaaaattgagcatgtagataaagaattattggatgaagatataaaaataaaaaatgattcgtTTGAAACAGaacaacttaaaattaaaaaggaaaacataaataatgaagAAATGCACtcggaaataataattaaagaagaaaacaaaaactttgaaaacgaATTACCCACAGAA
This region includes:
- the LOC123295648 gene encoding lipopolysaccharide-induced tumor necrosis factor-alpha factor homolog translates to MDNKQHGNPPPYSQAPPPGPGFHVPPTAPPPVVLVPSNVGPDPATITCPSCRANIRTRIEYESTTKTHLFALLLFLIGCWPCCCIPYCMDSCNNANHYCPNCGSFIGSYKS